A single window of Nicotiana sylvestris chromosome 5, ASM39365v2, whole genome shotgun sequence DNA harbors:
- the LOC138869239 gene encoding uncharacterized protein, whose translation MAPYQALYGRQCHSLIGWFETGESRLLRADLVRDALKKVKLIQDQLRTLQSRKKSYADQRARVVEFVVGDRVLLRALPMKGVMGFRNLVQLDKDLTYVEEPILILDRQGRKLSLKNIASLKVQWKGQPVEDVTWETEHDMQSQYPYLFCTSAGDWSAADITLFAGDSFRLSIHFQYMIFFSAGDQSAISDFRLLDLTLLGS comes from the exons ATGGCTCCATAccaggccttatatgggaggcaatGTCACTCTCTTATTGGTTGGTTTGAGACTGGGGAGTCTAGGTTGTTGCGCGCTGATTTGGTTCGAGATGCTTTGAAGAAagtgaagttgattcaggatcaaCTTCGTACATTGCAGTCCAggaagaagagttatgctgatcaGAGGGCTCGTGTTGTAGAATTCGTAGTGGGTGATAGGGTTCTACTTAGAgctttgcccatgaagggtgtgatgggGTTCAGGAA CTTGGttcaattggacaaggatttgacctatgttgaggagccgatTCTTATTTTGGACAGGCAAGGCCGGAAGTTGAGTTTAAAGAATATTGCATCGTTGAAGGTTCAATGGAAAGGTCAACCGGTCGAAGACGTGACTTGGGAGACTGAGCATGATATGCAGAGCCAGTATCCTTATCTTTTTtgcacttcag ctggggattggagtgctgccgatataactctctttgctggggattcttttcggctatcaattcatttccagtatATGATCTttttctctgctggggatcagagtgctATTTCCGACTTTCGTTTGCTTGACTTGACTCTTCTGGGAagctga
- the LOC138869240 gene encoding uncharacterized protein, translating into MEMLRQIQLNIPLMDALREMLGYAKMMKDLMSRKFDFQDLSTVTLTQTCNAVVTRPMAQMMSNPDWIVKRPTWILDDVLVQVEKFVFPADFVILDCQVDEEIPIILLRPFLATGRALIDCETRELKMRLNDEEVICNV; encoded by the exons atggagatgcttcgtcaaattcaattgaatattcctcTGATGGATGCTTTGAGGGAAATGCTAGGCTATGCAAAGATGATGAAGGACCTAATGTCACGAAAATTTGACTTTCAGGACCTATCCACAGTAACTCTGACACAGACATGCAATGCAGTAGTGACAAGACCCATGGCTCAAATGATGTCTAACCCAG ACTGGATAGTTAAAAGGCCGACATGGATTCTTGATGATGTGCTGGTACAAGTGGAAAAGTTTGTATTCCCGGCAGACTTTGTTATTCTGGATTGCCAGGTAGATGAGGAGATACCCATCATTCTACTTAGGCCATTCTTAGCAACTGGGAGAGCATTGATTGATTGTGAAACTAGGGAATTAAAAATGAGGTTGAACGATGAAGAGGTTATATGCAACGTTTAG
- the LOC104230810 gene encoding pentatricopeptide repeat-containing protein At5g01110 yields MAVPKRQFPMAAAQAQRLLCLPKSTIRGTSTTCASLPTSTTTTPPSDDTFLVQKILWNLKQGKPITNSSLLLHRLNPSTFLEVLGNCRDNLHLAQKFINLVTVNCPNFKHSSTSLSTVVHVLIRCKRVADAQAFILRMIRRSGVSRIEIVESLVSTYGISGSNPYSFDLLIRTYVQARKIREAVEAFRLLQSRNLCVSINACNGLLGGLVRIGWVDLAWEVYGEMRGSDIQPNVYTLNIMVNALCKDGKIENANPFIKEMEEKGIFPDMVTYNTLINAYCHVGLLEEAYEVINLMKVTGLRPCLLTYNSIINGLCKNGQYRRARQLLVEMVESGLAPDTASYNTLLAECCRTGNLQEAESVFKEMSCRAIIPDLVSYSSLIGLFSRTGRLHCSLAYYEDMKSKGLTPDNVVYTILIGGFCRIGSMKEAMKMRDEMLEQGLHMDVVTYNTILNGLCKEKMLHEADELFNEMVERGVNPDFYTFTTVINGCCKCGNMDKALTLFEAMLLRNLKPDVVTYNSLIDGFCKVGDMEKAFSLRDEMISVNISPNYITYSIFINGFCNKGCVSDALRLWDEMIDLGIKPTIVTCNSIIKGYCRSGDASRADKFLNNMRSQRIYPDSVTYNTLLDGFIREENMDKALDLVNEMGNRGLSPDVITYNTILDGFCKFGRMKEANMLYRKMVERGINPDKSTYTSLINGHVSQDNLKEAFRFHDEMLQRGFVPDDKF; encoded by the coding sequence ATGGCAGTCCCAAAACGTCAATTTCCCATGGCAGCAGCACAGGCACAACGCCTACTATGCCTTCCTAAATCCACCATCAGAGGCACATCAACAACTTGTGCTTCACTTCCCACCTCAACCACAACAACCCCACCATCTGATGACACTTTTTTAGTCCAGAAAATTTTATGGAACCTAAAACAAGGTAAGCCAATCACCAATTCATCACTATTATTACATCGTTTAAACCCGTCTACTTTTCTTGAAGTTCTTGGTAATTGTCGTGATAATTTGCATTTAGCTCAAAAATTCATCAACTTGGTTACTGTAAATTGTCCTAATTTCAAGCATTCCTCGACTTCATTGAGCACTGTGGTACATGTGTTGATTAGGTGTAAGAGGGTAGCTGATGCACAGGCTTTTATCCTTAGGATGATTAGAAGGAGTGGTGTTTCAAGAATTGAGATTGTGGAATCTTTGGTGTCAACTTATGGGATATCCGGGTCGAATCCATATTCTTTTGATTTGTTGATTAGGACTTATGTACAAGCTAGGAAGATTAGGGAGGCTGTAGAAGCATTTAGGTTGTTGCAAAGTAGGAATCTTTGTGTTTCGATTAATGCATGTAATGGTCTTCTAGGCGGGCTTGTTAGGATTGGTTGGGTCGACTTGGCATGGGAAGTGTATGGTGAGATGAGAGGAAGTGACATTCAGCCAAATGTATATACCCTTAATATAATGGTGAATGCTTTGTGTAAAGATGGGAAAATTGAAAACGCGAATCCATTTATtaaagaaatggaagaaaagggAATTTTTCCGGATATGGTGACTTACAATACTTTGATAAATGCATATTGTCATGTGGGGCTTCTGGAAGAAGCCTATGAAGTGATAAACTTGATGAAAGTTACAGGGTTGAGACCGTGTCTTTTGACATATAATTCAATAATCAATGGTTTATGTAAGAATGGACAGTACAGGAGAGCAAGGCAACTTTTGGTTGAGATGGTAGAGAGTGGACTGGCCCCTGATACCGCTAGTTATAACACTTTACTTGCTGAGTGCTGTAGAACAGGTAACCTGCAGGAAGCAGAATCTGTTTTCAAAGAAATGTCGTGTCGAGCTATCATCCCTGATTTGGTTAGTTATAGTTCTCTTATTGGGTTGTTTTCAAGAACGGGTCGTCTCCACTGCTCATTGGCGTACTATGAGGATATGAAATCCAAGGGTCTTACACCAGATAACGTAGTCTACACAATTCTCATCGGTGGTTTTTGTAGAATTGGCTCTATGAAGGAGGCTATGAAGATGCGTGATGAAATGCTGGAGCAGGGTTTACATATGGATGTGGTGACTTACAATACTATATTGAATGGATTATGCAAAGAAAAGATGCTTCATGAAGCTGATGAGCTTTTCAATGAGATGGTGGAAAGAGGTGTAAATCCTGATTTTTACACTTTCACTACGGTTATAAATGGATGTTGCAAGTGCGGTAACATGGACAAAGCACTGACCCTATTTGAGGCCATGCTGCTGAGAAATCTCAAGCCTGACGTTGTGACATACAACAGCTTGATTGATGGATTTTGTAAGGTTGGTGATATGGAAAAAGCTTTCAGCTTAAGGGATGAGATGATCTCTGTGAATATTTCTCCTAATTATATTACCTATAGTATTTTCATAAATGGCTTTTGTAACAAGGGTTGTGTATCCGATGCATTAAGACTATGGGATGAGATGATTGACCTAGGTATCAAACCTACTATTGTGACTTGCAACTCTATTATCAAGGGCTATTGCAGGTCTGGTGATGCTTCGAGGGCAGATAAGTTTCTGAACAACATGCGATCCCAAAGAATATATCCTGATTCAGTTACGTACAATACTCTTCTTGATGGTTTTATAAGAGAGGAGAATATGGATAAAGCTTTAGACTTGGTTAATGAAATGGGAAATCGAGGGCTGTCACCTGATGTGATTACCTATAATACCATACTGGATGGTTTCTGTAAATTTGGTCGAATGAAGGAAGCCAACATGCTGTATAGGAAAATGGTCGAGAGGGGTATTAACCCTGACAAATCCACATATACATCATTGATAAATGGACATGTCTCTCAGGATAACTTGAAGGAGGCTTTTCGTTTCCATGATGAAATGTTGCAGAGAGGCTTCGTTCCGGATGATAAGTTCTAA